Proteins from one Plasmodium cynomolgi strain B DNA, scaffold: 0491, whole genome shotgun sequence genomic window:
- a CDS encoding CYIR protein (putative;~vir-type antigen) — MKTSSEKTLEEAAKAVALHEIHEEALFSELIESSDFDQFCNGIDNTLSSKSRKDKYLCIKLVRPLEKLSISGYSERNNYCNYIRYWLYEQISEIHTNKSAKIADVHMMISVPIILMRYISFAFQILYFLI, encoded by the exons atgaagacatcATCTGAGAAAACTTtg GAGGAAGCTGCAAAAGCTGTAGCGCTGCATGAAATTCATGAAGAAGCTTTATTTTCAGAACTTATTGAATCTTCTGATTTTGATCAATTTTGTAATGGAATCGATAATACTCTAAGTTCCAAAAGTAGAAAAGACAAATACCTTTGCATTAAACTAGTACGTCCTTTAGAAAAGTTAAGTATATCGGGTTATTCTGAACGTAATAATTACTGCAATTACATAcgttattggttatatgaacaaataagtGAAATTCATACTAACAAATCTGCAAAGATTGCTGATGTACATATGATGATTTCTGTTcccattattttgatgagatatattagttttgcttttcaaattttatatttcttgaTTTAA